The genomic DNA attttttatgagTCTTTACTGATAAAAACTGTGCTGATGGTTCTTTTGAGAGGCACAAAATCTGTTTTGTAGGTGATGGAAAAACTCAACAGGTTGGCGTTAATTGTGGGGAGAATTTTAGTCATGTTGTCAAACCTACCACTATTTTGTTGGTCCTTAGTCTTTTCCTATCGAAGAAATGATCAATTcaccaacttgatgtaaaaaatgtttttctccatggcatgcttgatgatgttgTATACATGCATCAACCTCTTGGGTTCAGAGATTCCTCATTTCCTCATCATGTCTTTCGTTTGAAGAAAATCATTGTATGGTTTGAAGAGGACTCCTCGAGTTTGGAACAAACGCTTTACGGATTTTGTGTCCACACTTGGTTTTTCCATGACTGTTTCAGATCACTCATTGTTTGTGTTTCGCGAGGGTGAGCACATGTCATATTTGTTattgtatgttgatgatataataTTGACGACATCCTTTGACTCTCTCCATCGATTCTTCATCTCCAGCTTGAGTGCAGAATTTTTTATGAAAGATTTGGGTCCCTTGCATTATTTTTTGGGCATTTCGGTAAGGCCTAATGTAAATGATATGTTTATCCCTTAACGAAAGTATGTGTATGAGATTATAGACCGTGCGGGTATGTCATCTTGTAAGCCGTTGACTACGCCGGTTCATAACTTGGGGATTCAATCTCTTCTCCTGTGTCAGATTCTTCTTTGTACAGTAGCATAGTTGATGCTCTACAATATTTAACGTTTTCTCGTCCTAATATCACGTTTGCGGTGCAACAAGTTTGTCTCTTTATGCATGATCCCCAGGAGGTACACATGGCGGTTCTAAAGAGAAATATCCGGTATATTCAGGGAATTCTTGATTTTATCCTTCATTTATTTCCATCCTCTATTACATCCTCTTGACTTACACTAATGCTGACTGGGGTGGGTGCTCGGACACACGTCATTCGACGTTTGGCTACCGTGTCTTCTtgaaagataatataatatcttGGTCAGATTGCTAAGCGCCAAACCACTTTGTCCCGTTCTAGTGTCGAGGTTGAGTACCAGACGATTGTGAATGTGGTTTCGAAAACTTGTTGGCTACGGAATTTACTCTTAGAACTTTATTGTTCGGTTTCCACCGCTACTCTTCTTTATTGTGATAATATGAGTACAGTCTACCTCTCTAGTAATCTCGTTCAGCACCAATAGACCAAGCACATTGTGATGGATATTCATTTTGTTCGTGAGAAGGTCTCCCACGGTCATGTTCGAGTTTTTCATGTCACATCTCGCTTTCAACTTGCGGATATCTTCACGAAGGGCTTCcgagttttttttaaagaattttaattcaatctcaGCATACATCGTCCACCTGCgggtataataaatataattaatttaatatattagagatccctaaattagtggatctaaatataataaatataatcaatttaatatattggagaTTCTAAATTAGTGgatatcaatattataatcttatatatatagttacatTTTGGAATGAATAGAACAAACATATTGTATTCATCTacgatataatattttttttacaaattgaaaaaaaaaacagtttatcaatatctaaatcaaatcatattataactCAACGTGTTTGTTTGATTGTGAAAACCCTATAACGAGCCGtggaataatttttttcttaggATAGTAtgcaaattcaaacaaaataaaaacaataaaaaaatcagcTTATTTTTCAATTGTAAACCTGCCCCAGGTCATTTAGACTATTTCAGTGTTTATATTCAGTTAGATTATTTATTACTGAAATAATTTAGCTACCTATATACAACAGAAAACTGAATATAAAACTATTTGACATCAACATTCTGTATATAAGCAGAAACTAGGTAGTTATTTCTGTTTTGATAGACAATTTGACTATTtattgatgaaataatttagtTGCTTATATACAACAAAAATGGACtgaattatttatgaaatgaaaCTATTTGACATCAACATACTAGGTACATGGAAATTGGttgattatgatttttcaatttatatgtaCACCTGTAAGGCtgtaactaaatttatttatttcaactaCCACTAAGTCAATATTTTGATGTGAGTTATAAATGATAATGTTTTACTTTACCGAGCTTAGAACATATTATGGGAAAAGCAAGTTGATTGGTCAGAATTCCAGGATcctttatcaatatttttagaGTCAGAGATCTATTTTCATCCATGAATAAACCTTAGTCCACAAATATTGTACATTATGGGATAAAACCTCCAAAACtttaaaaaagaatgaaaaagaaACAACCTTCAAAAGAGTGGGTACAACTTAcaagttaaaagaaaaaaggGCCCAAAGCCACCATTAACCAAATAAAGTGGAGGCATGTAAATAAAAGATGAattcaaaaaacaaaacaaaaaatcaagaacgaaattataaatgaaaatggGGAGAGAATTATATggaatttttaattatgataaaGGGAAGTAAGACTGCAGTTATTGAGGATAATAAGAAATCTGAGTAATGCAAATGGCTTAACCTAGTTgtgaatttgaataattatgacAACCAAAATTTCACCAACTAAATTAGTGATCATGTTTGATGATCATGATTCCCTTTCTTTTTTACTTCTTCTTTTTATACACACTCAATAAGGGTTGAAAGAAACACTTAGCTTCATTTGTACACTGCTGAGAAATAAGTTGATTTCTTAACAAGATTGTcggaaaaaataagaattttacaagtttaatatgaaataaaagcTTACAAACTCAACACGAATGAGTTAACTTCATGGTAAGGACTAAATGATTGGATGCTCTAAAGAATGATATCAAGATCTGAGTAGACCATTACCCTAtgtaaaagagtttttttttttcggCCAACCCTATAATAAATGTTGCATTATAATTAGTCTTAATggaagttgatttttttttttatataaatggtcCATGTATACtaaaaatgataagaaataTTTAAGCACGACAaagaataacaataaaaatatgaagATTGAATTGGCGTCTAACATTCTTCTACATTATCGTGGGGTATTTTGAGTAATTTTGTAGCATTACTGAAATCCACTAGGTCAATGTCGGAGCCACGTAGCGGGTCGTGGGCTTTAGCCCAGGGTAGagttttaaaatagtttatttatatatgtttatatttaacaaatatggTTAGTTCACTTAGTTTTTAGAGTTGAGTATTATCCTGGAGATCTGGTGATCAAATCTGGCCTCTTCTtgttttgtataaaatttatttatataacataaagtttaattcttttaaaattacatttatttataagataattatatattattattttttttaatataattaataatataaattacttataatataaaggtaaaatagttttttatattttttaattttaaaatatttcaaaaatttatattaattgatatattatttattcttccaaaacgaattatatatattaatattatctaattttCTTCTCgagtatatattaatttaataatttgtttttgtcatgattttgtatttttttttattatttttatattttttttctttatatatatatatatatatatatatatattttatttatttaaaacctaactaatttaacttttcacatttttaaatctaatttttctttaactatatagttttaaatttatatatatttttttttaaatcgagtattcttattttgattagatttttatatttattttatttttagtaagtATTGGTGGAacgatttgattaatattttcattttttatccGTATTAGtataatatctataatattttcaGCCAGCccagtgaattttttttttctgaattcGCCCTTGCACTAGGTGACTgttgggaaatttgataatgAGAGATATATGACGtattaatatgttaatattcttattatctTTTGATGGATTATGATCATAAGACTGAtgcatatcattattattatgacactatttaatattgttttggAAAACTCGTGGAGACGGTTGTACCCTACGAAAACTTTAATGTGCACTGTTGAAATGATTTATCCAAtcttaaataaaacatatttagaTTAGCTTGTTATATAACTTATAGTTTTTagtgttttattttcttttatactaAAAActcactaatattttttttattacactAGAGAAAAAGCTCatgcaaaaaagaaaaaaaagtctGAAATGGCGCATGataatatgttaataaaaagCACTAAAGTCCAATTCTTGGAACTCTCTTTCACACACACACAGACTCATAGGCTAGAGCAAATGCATCGATCGGTGCCCACTTTGATCTGGTTCCGTTGTTATGGGTCTGCGTTAATAGCAATCGAATCCTGTTAATAGCAATCGAATCCTCCATTTCCGTCGGTGGCAGCAACAGTACATGAAACATGATAACAATAATCTCTCTGTTTCCCTCCTCCGCATCTCTCTAGTTTGCCTTCTCGTCGCCGTCCACACACCCATCTCGCAAACCCCACGCCTTTCTTCATCCCCCACTCTCCCGATCTCCGCTACAATCAACGCCACCGTCTCCTCTCCCGATTCCTCGGAGATCCGCGACCCGCTCACCGTCATGTCCAAGGCACGAGTCTACGCTGATGTCAACGTCATTCGCCCTAGAGAGTATTGGGACTACGAATCCCTCACTGTTCAATGGGGGTAAACCACGAAATCTCCTAATTTATAAACAACCCTCTTGTTTTCTTAATTCgtttatgttaattaatagCTGACTCTTAATGAAACCCACCATTTCTTTTGGATTATTACTTTTCACAGTGATCAAGATGATTATGAGGTTGTTCGGAAAGTTGGAAGGGGGAAATACAGTGAAGTTTTTGAAGGGATAAACGTCAACCCGAATGAACGATGCATAATCAAGATTCTGAAACCCGTCAAGAAGAAAAAGGTGAtcaaatatttctttctttcttgacaATTCATTAACTGATTGACTgcttttgtttgattataatgCAGATAAAGAGGGAGATCAAGATACTTCAGAATCTTTGTGGGGGTCCAAATATTGTCAAGCTTCTTGATGTTGTAAGAGATCAACACTCAAAAACCCCAAGCTTGATATTTGAGTATGTCAACAGCACTGATTTCAAAGTCCTGTATCCCACACTGGCTGACTATGACATCCGTTACTACATTTATGAGCTTCTCAAGGTAAACTTTGCTTATTCTCTTGTAACTGTAAAGGAATCTGGAAAAAATTTGATGAAAACCCTCTAAGCACAatgcaataaataaataaataaatataatcatcTTTTGTATATGTGAAACCTTTTGTGGGTGCAATGGAGATGTGCAATCTTTTCACAATTTGCAGGCATTAGACTATTGCCATTCACAAGGAATAATGCATCGAGATGTGAAGCCTCATAACGTTATGATAGATCATGAGTTGCGAAAACTACGATTGATAGATTGGGGTCTTGCTGAGTTTTACCATCCTGGCAAGGAGTATAATGTTCGAGTTGCATCAAGGTAATACATTTTGTCTGctttcctttctttttctttctttaatcaTTCTTGAATTCCTTATTTGCAACTTCTGATAAGAATAGTTGTAAGGGCATTCTTGCCACTACATTGCCTAAGTTATATAGTACCTATAAGATGTTACATGTCATGTCAAGGTAAAAAAGTTGTGATGAAATTCTTCTCCTTTTAACTGTACAAATACACAACTTATATAACTATAATATGGATCATAAGATTGCGTGATTTTTTGCTCAATAAAGGTTATTTATTGGATCATCATGCATATTATTGCTATAGAATGCTAATGTGTTATGTGCTTAGAAATAAATGATAGGTGGTTGAATTCCTTTCCATTTTATCAGATACgaatttaagtataaaaattactttttctcCTTTTGCAGATACTTCAAGGGGCCTGAACTACTGGTTGATTTTCAAGATTATGATTATTCTTTGGATATGTGGAGTCTCGGTTGCATGTTTGCTGGAATGGTGAGGATGACTATTCTAGATTAGTCAAAATTCGCAAGAGGTTAAAAACTGTTTTTCTTGCTTCTGATGGTAATGATCAATTTATAGATTTTTCGCAAGGAGCCATTCTTTTATGGACATGACAACCAGGACCAACTTGTCAAAATTGCAAAGGtaatgaagtttttttttactGACAAGCTTTCTTTTTTACCATTCAAGCTATTtgaggccttgtttgatgtggattaTTTGTCATCACAtgattcaaatcatcaaccaaaatattaaattatcccctttaaaatttatatttattcccCTAAATTCTAATGTCGTTTTTACTCAAATAACACCAAATAATCTGTTTTTTTATAACATACATCaattgttatttgaaaataaccaggTGGTCATTCAAATAACCCCAGATCAAATAAGGTCTTAATGTTCTATATATTGTTGTACACAATGGAgctatttctttttataaaaaaaaatcagccCATGACTCTTGCATATACTGCTAAATTATCTTAGCATGACCATTGTAATCATTGAGCTACTCTATAAATAAATCAAGAGTTGAGACCAAATGTCTCATATTCGATTCCCACTAAGTTGAAGCGGGTGGGTCGTGCTAGCTTCctaaaataaaaagttcaaTCTTCGACCTGTTTTTGGAATAGATCGATAGCATGATGTCAATAGAGATGAAACAGAAAACATGTCAAATGATGTAATGGTAAAAAGTCATTTGAAGTTTACACGTTTGAACTTGTAAATTTCAGCACTTGCTAGTTACTTTTTCAGCGCATTTTTTTCCATTATAATTCGGCCAATTTGTATCTGAGGGCATAGCTGATCTGTCATAACATGCATATGGTTCAGGTGCTTGGGACTGATGAGTTGAACGCATATCTGAACAAATATCATCTTGAACTTGATCCTCAACTTGAGGCACTTGTTGGAAGGTATGTAAAAGTTCAAGATCACAAAAAtatcttcttattattattcaaactaCATTATCTTAATATTTGATCTTATTTTCCAACTGTTCCTTGTGACAAAATTGAAGATATCTAAAACTATATAGCTGAAGCAAATAATTTGAAACGAGGTGGGAATTGGAAACTGTTCAgagatgtttttttatatactatttCAATTGAAACATGCAAAACATATGTTGTTAACAACTGTACTTCATAAAAAAAGATATGGGAGAAGATGACGTATCTCCATTTCATATAAGTAACTTGTAGTACCTCATCATTGGATCATTGACATGCAGGCATAGTAGGAAACCTTGGTCCAGATTCACTAATGCAGATAACCAGCACCTAGTATCTCCTGAGGTTTCTTTTTCTTCCATTCAGTCCTTGGTTTCTATCCAGACATGCAAAACTCATAATGGGTTCTGATTTTGGTGTCATTTTCAGGCCATAGATTTTCTTGACAAGCTTCTTCGGTATGATCACCAGGATAGACTTACTGCTAAAGAAGCAATGGTAATGTCACTGCTAAGTTTGTCTTCCTATTAGCAAATAATATccaattaataaacatatatgtAATGTATTATTTGTTATAGGCTCATCCATATTTTTCACAAGTGAGGGCTGCAGAGAATAGCAGGGCACGGCCGCAGTAACCAAATGCCACAGATATCTTGAGGAACATTAGATTTCCACTGCTAAGAAGTCGAATGAATCGTTCCCAATTATTAATTGCCATGTAATAATTTTTGGCTCATTCTATAATTTTCAAGACTTAAGAACAAACAGTATGAATCCTGTCAGTCTGTTGTCTTTCTATGTTATTTTGTTGTTCTCAGTTGTTAAAAGAAGTCTATTTTGCTGTTCTTATTAATATCAAAACTGATTGAAGTAGTAATTGTTGACATGTTGGTCTCTCATCCTCAATTCTTCTATTTTTATCTTCTGATTTTCATCCTCTTCTAATTATATTCTATTAACTCAGCACTAGAgtactattatatatatgtaaaatttcTTCACACATTTTAACATTCAAATATCTTTGATAATACATCCGACTATAATAAATCAGTTTTTACTATATCAAAATTGATGTTCACATAATACAGATTGTGAACAAATGTAACAAAGACCATTTATTTCCCATCTAAAATGTTAGAACCAAATAATTGATGAAATATATGGTTGAGAAAATGAAgcctcataaaaaaaaattagaagggGAATAGTCTAGGAGTTTTCTTCTTTGAGGATTCAGCCAACCTCTTGACACATTTCTTTTGTGTATACAACTCCATCAGTTCTTCAGCTATATCCTTTGGATgacaattaataaaaatctcaaTAAATCTCTTCTCCTTCATCCTCATTGATGTTATCAGTTTGGCATCTTCAATCTTTGAAACAAGACCcatttcttcaatcttctttgCCAGATGAAATCTCGGTTTCAGTATCGATTCCAAATTCAATTGCAGTAAAGGGGGCATCTTAAGTATCACTCTAGGAGACAACTTCATAGTCCCACAGATGAAAGTCATGTTCCTTTGAACTTTGTCTGCAGATATTGTCATAATAAGTGGTGATCTTCTTATAAGACCAAATACCTCTTCTTTCGAAAATCCAAACTTCTCTATGTTTGCTGATTTCTCGAGAATAGTCTCCATCCTTGAGATAGCCACAAGGGTTACAATGTATTTGTACATTTTCGATTCCTTGGAAACTCCAGTGTTTCGAATGTAATCCCATTTCTCTTCGTTCAGATATGTTCTTGATATCAAAGCTGGACGAGATAGAAGCATACGAACTAAATCATTGCCCACGATTCCGATTTCTTCATACATACTAATGATTGGTTTAACTTTTCCTTCGAAGCTGTAAGTCAGAAGGGAAGGGTTTCGCAATATAGCTTTTTTTAGAACTTCCTTCGTCTTGAACAATCTGAGGAGATATTCTATACGATCCTGAAAACCATGATGGAAATGATTATGAAGGAAACGAGGACGATAATTAACAAGATTGATGAGCTCGGAAGCTGTGAGGCCTAAGGTATTGAGCAAGGTGAGTTTCGGTTGAAGGGATTCTAGATGATAATTTCGCAGAGAAGGTATACGACTGGATAATTTACTTATATCAGATTCACTACATCCCCATCTTCTGAAAGCTTCTTCAGCACTACCTAGGGTTTCTCCCAAATCATTAGGGAAGGAAACAACAACAGGGGATTGCAAGGTTTCACTTGAACATGCAGCGGTTCCAATCCATCTTCCGTGCAGATACCAAAGGATTGGAATGTTTTGCGTTGGTAAGTTGATGATTGATGGATTGAAGTTTCCAGAAAATGTAGAAATTAAAGAACGCAATGGAGATTTCATGATACCAAGATACAAAGAGTGACGAGAATGAAAGAGGGTAACAGAAATTCATCTCCTTTTTAGATAATCAAACTTGAAGATAGAGATAGACTTGCCTGGTTGATAGTGAATCATTGTTTCCAGATTGTCGGAGGGTGTAATGAGTAATGACcaatgttgttgttgttgttgttaatcTATTGTATTATCAATTAGGAAACCCTAATAAAGCTCCCACTTTTTAGACAGCCGCCCGCTCAAACCCATGGTTatcatcatcttcattctcTTCAATCTACAGTCTTCTACAATGGCGGCACCTTTCTTTGGGCTCTCCTTCACAGACGACCTCCATAGCCAATACTTGTAGAAGACATTTAGAATTGGAAAAGAATAAATAAGCTGAAAATCAGACCGATTTAAACGATTCTTCCGAGTTCACCGAGTTAGCTCGCGAGCCGTTGAAACGTTATTTCTAGATCCTCTTCCTAACTCGCGCGCATAAGGGCTGGTGCGATCAACAACAATGCAGTGATGAATTCCATTTGCAGCGGAGGAAAAACTTCCGATCTAGGGTTTTGAAAATCTTAAACAAGtcactttctttcttttcttctcctaTAACAATGGGAGTGGTAATCGACAGTCAAGTTTGGGAGCCAAATTGGGCGCTTTATCTATTCATATTCTTATCATGTTTCCTATCGATTCTTTGTCTCCCTCGCCGTTGGATGAATGGAAACAGGTCTTCCAATATCTTTGATAACTCTTTGACTGCTTCGTTTCCTCTTTTCCAGAGGAACTTCCTTCTTCTGTATTCGATCTTTTCAGGTTTGCACTCTCCTTTCATTGTTTTCAATCTGTTTCCTCTTTgttattcatcttctttagctgattttctctttttttttgttcttgttTCAGTGATAGAAGGTCTTTGGTCAGTGTTTGGAGAGTATGAGTTATCATACTATGGTGTTGAAAAGGAACAGATGGTGTTATCCCTTTGTATTGGTTATGCAGCTGCTCTATTGCTTGGAAGTTTCTTCGGCATGCTTTCGGATA from Impatiens glandulifera chromosome 9, dImpGla2.1, whole genome shotgun sequence includes the following:
- the LOC124915057 gene encoding casein kinase II subunit alpha-2 — encoded protein: MKHDNNNLSVSLLRISLVCLLVAVHTPISQTPRLSSSPTLPISATINATVSSPDSSEIRDPLTVMSKARVYADVNVIRPREYWDYESLTVQWGDQDDYEVVRKVGRGKYSEVFEGINVNPNERCIIKILKPVKKKKIKREIKILQNLCGGPNIVKLLDVVRDQHSKTPSLIFEYVNSTDFKVLYPTLADYDIRYYIYELLKALDYCHSQGIMHRDVKPHNVMIDHELRKLRLIDWGLAEFYHPGKEYNVRVASRYFKGPELLVDFQDYDYSLDMWSLGCMFAGMIFRKEPFFYGHDNQDQLVKIAKVLGTDELNAYLNKYHLELDPQLEALVGRHSRKPWSRFTNADNQHLVSPEAIDFLDKLLRYDHQDRLTAKEAMAHPYFSQVRAAENSRARPQ
- the LOC124916064 gene encoding uncharacterized protein LOC124916064 codes for the protein MKSPLRSLISTFSGNFNPSIINLPTQNIPILWYLHGRWIGTAACSSETLQSPVVVSFPNDLGETLGSAEEAFRRWGCSESDISKLSSRIPSLRNYHLESLQPKLTLLNTLGLTASELINLVNYRPRFLHNHFHHGFQDRIEYLLRLFKTKEVLKKAILRNPSLLTYSFEGKVKPIISMYEEIGIVGNDLVRMLLSRPALISRTYLNEEKWDYIRNTGVSKESKMYKYIVTLVAISRMETILEKSANIEKFGFSKEEVFGLIRRSPLIMTISADKVQRNMTFICGTMKLSPRVILKMPPLLQLNLESILKPRFHLAKKIEEMGLVSKIEDAKLITSMRMKEKRFIEIFINCHPKDIAEELMELYTQKKCVKRLAESSKKKTPRLFPF